One Kwoniella dejecticola CBS 10117 chromosome 11, complete sequence DNA segment encodes these proteins:
- a CDS encoding uracil phosphoribosyltransferase, whose translation MSNAPKINVSSHPLVLSKLTQLRLHDLPAKDFREGIRAIGSMLIYEASRHLPVADVPNLQSPVAPFTGQTIPLRIGLSPILRAGLALEDAALDMFPEATVLHLGLFRDKVSLQAIEYYSKLPSQVTADIVFLLDPLIATGGTALAALNMLTEWGLKPSQIKIISVLGSKQGVSNVSEEFPDVEIYIGAIDDVLTEKGYISPGLGDAVSFSVKYHLCSGATS comes from the exons ATGTCGAACGCACCAAAGATCAACGTCTCTTCTCACCCTTTGGTTCTATCCAAACTCACTCAGCTCAGATTACATGACCTGCCCGCCAAGGATTTCAGAGAGGGCATAAGGGCTATCGG GTCCATGTTGATATACGAGGCATCGCGTCATCTGCCTGTTGCCGATGTGCCTAAT CTCCAATCGCCCGTTGCACCTTTCACAGGCCAGACTATCCCCTTGCGTATTGGTTTGTCCCCCATCCTGAGAGCTGGATTGGCTTTGGAAGATG CTGCCCTGGACATGTTCCCGGAAGCTACTGTCCTTCATTTGGGTCTATTCAGGGATAAGGTGTCATTACAGGCCATTGA GTATTACTCAAAACTTCCAAGTCAAGTGACAGCCGATATCGTATTCCTGCTTGATC CCTTAATCGCGACTGGAGGAACAGCTTTAGCCGCCCTCAACATGTTAACCGAGTGGGGACTCAAGCCATCCCAGATCAAGATAATCTCTGTCCTAGGGTCCAAACAAGGTGTAAGCAATGTGTCTGAGGAATTCCCagatgtcgag ATATACATTGGAGCTATAGATGATGTATTGACTGAGAAAGGATATATCTCACCTGGATTAGGAGATGCTGTGAGTTTCAGTGTCAAGTATCATCTGTGTTCTGGTGCCACCTCCTAG
- a CDS encoding serine/threonine-protein kinase ATG1 — MPDSNAQNTRGEGSSTGGHRTHKERIGNYVVGNEIGRGSFATVYKGYRSKTKVPIAIKAVSRQKLTTKLLENLESEINILKVIHHRNIVALEDCFKNDTHIYLVMEFCSGSDLSIYIKNRGRLETLDFIPRPGSSMAQLARKDEGKIFWPHPSSGGLDEKVTRSFLGQLAQAIKFLRAQDLMHRDIKPQNLLLQPATDTEIAEGHPYGIPVLKVADFGFARILPAAAMAETLCGSPLYMAPEILRYEKYDATADLWSVGAVLFEMSVGRPPFRANNHVELLKRIERGEDRIKFPDETPPAERKDTNPPPIPVSPDIKALIRALLKRKPADRIGFEEFFASTVWDLHLSESTEEEPTTSLEASTDSSAHLETSDTRIREMVASVERSKERLSLVRKAPQPLAVDKALNPQPAPRPTDTGSLRTSQPPASTPPRPLRQPPTRRSEPKYYVSDSAPVETEPTISTSAATARANPRPIIPAAQRKVSSREKEQGSLEEAAPLTPPYSGPTPNAPRAVNRGISEGSPLAATPPMTMKHHSREESALDSSESVVGTDYVVVEKQNVEINALADEIDQASKKPVQLMRRRSSRASVVTRPVSAFKPISPSPKPQDQAVVPISYSPPFALGTTPPFSIPASARQGSSPVLTRPPSIPQSLNMFPPANQSSYGQDAATRFGVSPSSLQTGALARAITHTALRMIGNSANTAATAIARATVKRRPTILRTSDIDPAEDELLRIVEDIARKAFVLFELADERLLAQAQIANTARNSAPITSTATTPSGLTGTTPPFSSQASNTASNRRKSSSGSMNSEVWILRQQEAAANDAVVLYMKSLTFIVHAMDKIKRYWRDKDEREASPELNEMGQWLRSRFNEIFEKIEWAKSHSGDNMLFPDWLVHDKARDMSRQAAVAELQGDLITAEQGYETSLWLLQVLLDEGIYGNGKLRDDDKATYEKLLVPIRTRLEALRKKLADSATAGLRQT, encoded by the exons ATGCCAGACTCCAACGCACAAAATACTAGGGGGGAAGGAAGTAGTACTGGCGGGCATAGGACGCATAAGGAACGTATAGGTAATTATGTAGTTGGTAACGAGATTGGTAGAGGAAGTTTCGCGACAGTCTACAAGGGTTACAGATCG AAAACCAAGGTCCCGATAGCTATCAAGGCCGTTTCCAGGCAGAAGCTCACGACGAAGCTTTTGGAGAATCTGGAGAGcgagatcaacatcctcaaagTCATACATCATCGTAATATCGTCGCTTTGGAGGATTGCTTC AAAAACGatacacatatatacctGGTCATGGAGTTCTGCTCTGGTTCTGACTTATCGATCTACATCAAGAATCGAGGTCGTCTAGAAACTCTGGATTTCATTCCTAGGCCAGGATCTAGTATGGCTCAGCTGGCTagaaaagatgaagggaagatTTTCTGGCCTCATCCCTCCTCTGGCGGGTTGGACGAGAAAGTCACGAGGTCTTTCCTTGGGCAACTAG CGCAAGCAATCAAATTTCTACGAGCACAAGATCTAATgcatcgagatatcaagccccagaatctgcttcttcaacccGCAACCGATACGGAGATCGCAGAAGGCCATCCATACGGTATACCGGTGCTGAAAGTCGCGGACTTTGGGTTTGCTAGAATCCTTCCTGCTGCTGCGATGGCTGAGACTTTATGTGGTTCTCC ACTATATATGGCTCCTGAGATTCTGCGATACGAAAAGTACGATGCGACAGCCGATCTTTGGTCTGTCGGAGCGGTGCTATTCGAAATGTCAGTCGGTCGGCCACCGTTTCGAGCAAACAACCACGTCGAATTGCTTAAGCGTATTGAGCGAGGTGAAGATCGCATCAAATTCCCCGATGAAACTCCACCTGCGGAGAGGAAAGATACGAATCCGCCCCCGATACCTGTCTCACCTGATATCAAAGCCCTAATAAGAGCTCTTCTCAAGAGAAAGCCAGCAGATCGAATAGGGTTTGAAGAGTTCTTTGCGTCGACAGTATGGGATCTTCACCTTTCCGAAAGTACCGAAGAAGAACCCACTACTAGCCTCGAGGCATCCACCGATAGTTCTGCACATTTGGAGACTAGTGATACTCGGATCAGGGAGATGGTCGCTAGTGTCGAAAGATCAAAGGAAAGGCTTAGCCTCGTCAGGAAAGCCCCACAGCCGCTCGCCGTTGACAAGGCTCTCAATCCTCAACCTGCGCCCAGGCCGACTGATACAGGCTCGCTTCGGACCTCTCAGCCGCCAGCATCGACACCTCCCCGGCCTCTTCGACAACCGCCAACGCGACGGTCTGAACCAAAGTACTATGTCAGCGATAGTGCACCCGTCGAGACCGAGCCGACtatctcaacatcagcaGCCACCGCGCGAGCCAACCCGCGACCTATCATACCTGCTGCTCAGCGCAAAGTATCGTCCAGAGAAAAGGAGCAGGGCAGTCTAGAAGAGGCCGCTCCGCTCACACCTCCTTACAGCGGTCCGACTCCCAATGCACCGCGAGCCGTGAATAGAGGAATCAGCGAAGGGTCACCTTTAGCTGCAACCCCTCCGATGACCATGAAACATCACAGCAGAGAGGAGAGCGCTTTGGACAGTAGTGAATCAGTAGTGGGCACGGACTATGTCGTGGTAGAGAAGCAAAATGTGGAAATCAACGCCTTagctgatg AAATCGACCAAGCATCCAAGAAGCCTGTACAGCTCATGCGAAGACGCAGCTCTCGAGCTAGCGTTGTTACACGTCCTGTCTCAGCGTTCAAACCAATCAGTCCTAGTCCCAAACCTCAAGACCAAGCGGTCGTTCCAATATCGTACTCGCCCCCTTTCGCCTTGGGCACCACTCCCCCTTTCTCGATACCGGCTTCCGCCCGACAAGGTTCGAGTCCGGTTCTGACTAGACCGCCTTCAATACCGCAGTCACTCAACATGTTTCCTCCAGCCAATCAATCGTCCTATGGACAAGATGCCGCTACACGGTTCGGAGTATCTCCATCCTCTTTGCAGACCGGTGCTCTTGCCAGAGCTATCACTCATACGGCTTTAAGGATGATCGGTAACTCTGCCAATACCGCTGCCACTGCGATTGCCCGCGCTACTGTCAAAAGGCGTCCAACGATCTTACGAACAAGCGATATCGATCCtgcagaagacgaattgCTGCGCATAGTGGAAGATATAGCTAGGAAGGCCTTTGTCCTCTTTGAATTGGCCGACGAAAGATTGCTTGCTCAAGCACAAATCGCAAACACAGCCAGAAACTCTGCACCCATCACTTCAACCGCGACCACGCCGTCTGGATTGACTGGTACAACACCGCCGTTCAGCTCTCAAGCCTCGAACACAGCAAGCAATCGACGGAAGTCGTCCTCGGGATCCATGAATTCCGAAGTTTGGATTTTACGTCAACAGGAAGCTGCAGCAAATGATGCTGTCGTGCTGTACATGAAATCGCTTACCTTCATCGTACATGCCatggacaagatcaagaggtacTGGCGggacaaggatgagagagaggCTAGTCCCGAGCTGAACGAGA TGGGACAATGGTTACGCTCTCGGTTcaacgagatcttcgaaAAGATAGAATGGGCGAAATCGCATTCAGGGGATAATATGTTATTCCCCGACTGGCTGGTACACGATAAAGCTAGGGACATG TCGCGTCAAGCTGCTGTAGCCGAGCTGCAAGGAGACCTTATCACCGCCGAACAAGGTTACGAGACTTCCCTCTGGCTTTTGCAagtcttgcttgatgagggGATCTACGGAAATGGAAAGCTTAGAGACGATGATAAAGCGACCTATGAGAAGC TGCTAGTTCCCATTCGAACTCGACTCGAAGCTCTCCGGAAGAAGTTGGCGGATTCTGCGACAGCGGGTCTACGACAAACATGA